Proteins found in one Plasmodium gaboni strain SY75 chromosome 13, whole genome shotgun sequence genomic segment:
- a CDS encoding hypothetical protein (conserved Plasmodium protein, unknown function), whose amino-acid sequence MSFFPPVELIRKKNKLVKVNNDYSFEFNVLKSGKEKASIKSISICNTYIALAYNNTIIFNNLKGEQLDKKYQSRDNVSKLKFRDEKMLGVGMENGEIELIGMFCYDRIKTFKGHKSSINDLIFSNNFQSLYTCSRDFTIKIWNIWQGICEHTIDYHMDNITSLLLYNNNDTDYLISSSYDGFIFFYDISKKKHTNKLEIQEPIEYIYVFEKEYLILSVRNVIKFYSITNFKYIKDIVISTKTIFYINSFKKYIVASSLDMSIYFIDPFYKNTEEIKIVCIVNYSNHPKSFEVYNDIIALGEIDGTWSIELYHKKEKLSKNKKKDKSNKKCYEDEKFVYNDKNVNLMVKKFKYNDALMYIIKNDPQSTLSLLDYFSKHKVLTAACRTYCVDRAINILIFLRKKFVVHVLMFELFFSFFSANKWILTTKDKRILDELQLLKKGFLNVKKYMKYFNDLKDIADCLRN is encoded by the exons atgtcGTTCTTTCCACCAGTTGAattaataagaaaaaagaataagCTGGTAAAGGTGAATAATGATTATTCATTTGAATTTAACGTATTAAAAAGTGGAAAGGAAAAAGCTAGTATTAAGTCTATAAGTATATGTAATACATATATAGCCCTTGCTTACAATAATACA ATCATTTTTAACAATTTGAAAGGCGAACAGTTAGATAAGAAATATCAGAGTAGAGACAATGTAAGTAAATTAAAATTTCGAGATGAAAAAATGTTAGGAGTAGGTATGGAAAATGGAGAAATTGAATTAATAGGAATGTTTTGTTATGATAGAATAAAAACTTTTAAAGGACATAAATCATCAATTAATGATTTAATTTTTAGTAATAATTTTCAGAGTTTATATACATGTTCACGTGATTTTACAATAAAGATTTGGAATATATGGCAAGGTATTTGTGAACATACTATAGATTATCATATGGATAATATAACATCcctattattatataataacaatgaTACAGATTATTTAATAAGTTCAAGTTATGATggttttatatttttttatgatattagtaaaaagaaacatacaaataaattagAAATACAAGAACctattgaatatatttatgtttttgaaaaggaatatttaattttatcaGTTCGAaatgttataaaattttattcaataacaaattttaaatatattaaagataTTGTTATTTCAACAAAAAccattttttatattaacagttttaaaaaatatattgtcGCATCTAGTTTAGATATGtccatatattttatagaTCCATTTTACAAAAACACGGAG GAAATAAAAATCGTATGTATTGTTAATTATAGCAATCATCCCAAGTCTTTTGAAGtttataatgatattatagCCCTTGGAGAGAT TGATGGTACTTGGTCTATTGaattatatcataaaaaagAGAAACTATCCAAgaataaaaagaaagataaatctaataaaaaatgttatgag gatgaaaaatttgtttataatgataaaaacGTGAATCTCATGGTTAAAAAGTTTAAATATAACGACGCCTTgatgtatataataaagaatga tCCTCAAAGTACCTTATCTTTACTTGATTATTTTTCCAAGCATAAAGTTTTGACAGCTGCATGTAGAACGTATTGTGTTGATAGAGCtataaacattttaatttttctaaGAAAGAAGTTTGTAGTCCATGTGTTAATGTTcgaattatttttttcttttttta GTGCAAACAAATGGATTTTGACAACAAAAGATAAACGTATTCTTGATGAATTACAGTTATTGAAAAAA GGTTTTCTTAATgtgaaaaaatatatgaaatattttaacGATTTGAAAGATATAGCAGATTGTTTAAGGAATTGa
- a CDS encoding putative ABC transporter, (heavy metal transporter family) codes for MRSFYNKCFTNKLISAHSLFCQHVSTLKNRKKECFEDIKRSNRIRDEFYSSLIYYSYIENLKTTKEYIYFIYLQNIYNNINIFKNKGKLYSSNDGLLCDKLKDNNNNNNNNINICNSNIFCNYYNVHVKEKSLYHSFNYINDVRQKRKNKENEETEKKKTVQYLSCNINANENYHLQKIYNHYLNNNVSKEINTKNESFIYYYNNNEMKTNNIKIKMKHINNAYIKNIPYKKKKIITLGFPNKFYPITYRYFSSDTNKKEEGRENEKNIKINNGDNRYKEDFIYERENKNDEEKHKKRTKNSFCDELEKLKVKELDKILNQLEMLYNNKNSKININVRILGYIFKNFLLKNKELKRKIFCSFFFLLCSKMAIIYTPILLSTFIENVNLQKSLSNSIDIYSSTNKSSVLLLCAYVLSRILSSTMNELRNSVFSNISQKISTFVSKLFFYKIHNLNLTYILSKKNGELSFIFNRGCKSITNLLNVMVFQIIPIIIEFILYLYILTYKIHYSVSLVTCFNMFLYVLFTTLITKRRTIIRKHMNKAEQNTFNIFLDSIQNVEQVKYYTNEIHELKKFIKEQKKYEKEAINVQKSLSFLNFGQQIILNTNLFLCMYLTYLNIANDVFPFSYLILVNTLLFQLAMPLNMFGTIYRETKLSLVDIESMIKILVKKIKSPDYGNQMLIKNGNIKFEKVYFKYPLNEETNELEQNCQATEKDTNIINNINNINNNNNNMYTCQNNVGNTPSYNIITSSINKLKKWYLDKINHNKTNLQYNYNDVKEINPIITQNLKKEIKENINTHLQNHNIINNSVNSNNNFLFQNFTCHIENGEKVAIIGKSGSGKSSLIKLLLKFYEVNSGNIYIDNKNIDDIDLYTLRKNISVVPQDTILFNNTISYNIKYGNFQCSDKEMIQASIKAELHDKIIKMENKYDTIVGERGTKLSIGEKQRICIARCFLKDSKIIVLDEHASNLDNENKKAIEKALTKLCMGKTTFIITHVMENLNHMDKIIFFCGKNIYVGSHKDLMDDNKLYREYYDSKNNKTL; via the coding sequence atgcgcagtttttataataaatgttttacgaataaattaatatcTGCACATTCATTATTTTGTCAACATGTATCAACTTTAAAAAATAGGAAAAAAGAATGTTTTGAAGATATAAAGAGAAGTAATAGAATAAGAGATGAATTTTATTCATCACTTATATACTACTCCTATATAGAAAATTTGAAAACTACaaaggaatatatttattttatatatttgcaaaatatatataataacataaatatttttaagaaCAAAGGAAAGTTATATAGTTCAAATGATGGTTTATTGTGtgataaattaaaagataataataataataataataataatattaatatttgtaatagtaatattttttgtaattattataatgttCATGTTAAAGAGAAAAGCTTATATCACTcttttaattatattaatgatgtaagacaaaaaagaaaaaataaagaaaatgaagaaaccgaaaaaaaaaaaactgTACAATATTTGTCATGTAATATCAATGCAAATgaaaattatcatttacaaaaaatatataaccattatttgaataataatgtaaGTAAGGAAATAAACACAAAAAATGAGAgtttcatatattattataataataatgagaTGAAGACGAACAATATTAAGATTAAGAtgaaacatataaataatgcatacataaaaaatattccctacaaaaaaaaaaaaataataacacTAGGATTCCCTAATAAGTTTTACCCTATCACATACAGATATTTTAGTTCAGATactaataaaaaagaagaaggaagagaaaatgaaaaaaatataaaaataaataatggtgataatagatataaagaggattttatttatgaaagagaaaataagaatgatgaagaaaaacATAAGAAGAGAAcaaaaaattctttttgTGATGAACttgaaaaattaaaagtTAAAGAATTAGACAAAATATTAAACCAACTTgaaatgttatataataataaaaatagtaaaataaatataaatgttaGAATTTTaggatatatatttaaaaattttttattaaaaaataaagaattgaaaagaaaaatattttgttcttttttctttttattatgttctAAAATGGCTATAATATATACTcctatattattatctacATTTATAGAAAATGTAAATTTACAAAAAAGTTTAAGTAATAgtatagatatatatagtaGTACTAATAAAAGTAgtgtattattattatgtgCTTATGTGTTGTCTAGAATATTATCATCTACTATGAATGAATTAAGAAATAGTGTTTTTAGTAATATTAGTCAAAAAATTTCTACATTTGTAAgtaaattatttttttataaaatacataatttaaatttaacatatatcttatcaaaaaaaaatggggaattatcatttatttttaatagaGGATGTAAAAGTATAacaaatttattaaatgtCATGGTATTTCAAATAATACCTATAATTATAGaatttattctttatttatatatattaacatataaaatacattATTCTGTATCACTTGTTACTTGCTTTAATATGTTTCTTTATGTTCTTTTCACTACATTAATTACTAAAAGAAGAACTATTATTAGAAAACATATGAATAAAGCTGAACaaaatacatttaatatatttttagatTCGATACAAAATGTGGAACAAgtgaaatattatacaaatgaaatacatgaattaaaaaaatttataaaagaacaaaaaaaatatgaaaaagaagCTATCAATGTTCAAAAATCTTTATCCTTCTTAAATTTTGGACaacaaattattttaaatacaAACTTGTTTCTATGTATGTATCTAACCTATCTAAATATTGCAAATGATGTTTTCCCATTTAGTTATTTAATTTTAGTAAAtactttattatttcaGCTAGCCATGCCATTAAATATGTTTGGAACAATATATAGGGAAACCAAGTTAAGTTTAGTAGATATTGAATctatgataaaaatattagtAAAGAAAATTAAATCACCAGATTATGGAAATCAAATGTTAATCAAAAATggaaatattaaatttgaaaaggtttattttaaatatcCCTTAAATGAAGAAACAAATGAATTAGAGCAAAATTGTCAGGCTACAGAAAAGGATACcaacataataaataatatcaacaatattaataataataataataatatgtatacGTGTCAAAACAATGTTGGGAATACCCCAAGctataatattataacatcttctattaataaattaaaaaaatggtatttagataaaataaatcataataaaacaaatctacaatataattataatgatgttaaagaaataaatcCAATTATTACACAAAATTTaaagaaagaaataaaagaaaatataaatacacatttacaaaatcataatattataaataattctGTTAATTcgaataataattttttatttcaaaatTTTACATGTCATATAGAAAATGGAGAAAAGGTTGCTATCATAGGAAAAAGTGGTTCAGGAAAAAGTAGTTtgataaaattattattaaaattttatgaaGTAAATAGtggtaatatatatattgataataaaaatattgatgATATAGATCTTTATActttaagaaaaaatataagtgTGGTACCACAAGAtactatattatttaataatactatttcatacaatataaaatatggAAATTTCCAATGTTCAGATAAAGAAATGATTCAAGCTAGTATTAAAGCAGAATTACatgataaaattattaaaatggAAAACAAATATGACACTATTGTAGGAGAAAGAGGTACAAAATTATCCATAGGAGAGAAACAAAGAATATGTATAGCTAGATGCTTTTTAAAAGATTCAAAAATTATTGTCTTAGATGAACATGCAAGTAATTTagataatgaaaataaaaaagcTATAGAAAAGGCTTTAACCAAATTATGTATGGGAAAAACaacatttattattacacATGTAATGGAAAACTTAAATCATATGgataaaattatttttttctgtggaaaaaatatatatgtggGAAGTCACAAAGATCTAATggatgataataaattatatagaGAATATTACGATTCAAAGAATAACAAAACATTATGA
- a CDS encoding hypothetical protein (conserved Plasmodium protein, unknown function) yields MNFCLKNYFSSIKHFRKKLYQFCDEKEYIYKLTHEYIYKHIELIKYNKDILNEKENETYIYIKKNINVNKYVGKIINHLKVNKGNSGLIYFLPTIVDIYFFNYFQLNYKYKLLFLYNILNINKVKCFVSTNESSIEERKKKFLNNFCKILLYNDIYSYINQVHIIYIKKYVQEEKQKGNTKEQQKDKTYNLLYQNEDKYRDYQNNNIIPFYKKNILDHLLSHIHNAKDLCIFLFIVRNINAIHSFSYGKLLDKVLKNIYLFIINGNILSDTHINNYNYHHIDTHKIVSYNDKNNNIDNYYYVDNDLLYHINSLKMRDIIYIFYQLLYLKYSDKYIFIFIKILNIINKIFFYINKTIDNVIYTKYVLDILHMLYLSNTDIEQFLFLVNQNIYIQQFFIPLILTHFYFKSFSDHNNFTTLIYFNKLFKKNYLYKNNILLPIDIVPLQSIISFFKNYKKVETQNYFNTFYQMLCIKFLLKRGGEKKIQKKKNDYGDNQNIKYLYNYIDGFYHPLNINYYIFYKYIINKLINHSFNLYISKVEEKNKCLKESINYLFLKYQDNYIYEFTKSKYFYYIYLKEVIKRKTKNEKKKKKKNGLQTKIC; encoded by the coding sequence ATGAATTTTTGCCTTAAAAATTACTTTAGTAGTATCAAACATTTTCGAAAAAAGCTATATCAATTTTGTGATGAAAAAgagtatatatataaattaacacatgaatatatttacaagcatattgaattaataaaatataataaagatatattaaatgaaaaagaaaatgaaacttatatatatataaaaaaaaatattaatgtaaataaatatgttggaaaaataataaatcatttGAAAGTTAATAAAGGAAATTCGGgtcttatatatttcttacCAACAATTGTcgatatatatttctttaattatttccaattaaattataaatataaattactttttttatataacattcTGAATATTAATAAGGTAAAATGTTTTGTTTCTACTAACGAAAGTAGTATagaagaaagaaaaaaaaaattcttaaataatttttgtaaaatattattatataatgatatttatTCCTATATTAATCAAGTCCacataatttatataaaaaaatatgttcAAGAGGAAAAACAAAAAGGAAACACAAAAGAACAACAAAAAGACAAAACATACAATTTGTTATATcaaaatgaagataaatatagagattatcaaaataataatataattccattttataaaaaaaacatattagATCATTTATTATCTCATATACACAATGCTAAGGATTTATGTATTTTCTTGTTTATAGTAAGGAATATAAATGCTATTCATTCATTTTCTTATGGAAAATTATTAGACAAGGTAttgaagaatatatatttatttattataaatggaaatatattaagtgatacacatataaataattataattatcatcatataGATACACATAAAATTGTATcttataatgataaaaataataatatagataacTATTATTATGTTGATAATGATTTGTTGtatcatataaattctttaaaaatgagagatattatatacatcTTTTATCAACTGCtttatttgaaatatagcgataaatacatatttatttttattaaaattttaaacataataaataaaatttttttttatataaataaaacaatagATAATGTTATATACACAAAATATGTATTAGATATCTTACATATGTTATACTTATCAAATACAGATATTGAAcaatttctttttctagttaatcaaaatatatatattcaacaattttttattccCTTAATTTTAACAcacttttattttaaatcattttctgatcataataattttaccactcttatttattttaataaattatttaaaaaaaattatctatacaaaaataatatattattaccaATAGATATAGTACCTCTTCAAAgtattatatcattttttaaaaattataaaaaagtaGAAACTCAAAATTATTTCAATACCTTTTATCAAATGTTGTGTATTAagtttttattaaaaagagggggggaaaaaaaaatacaaaaaaaaaaaaatgattatggtgataatcaaaatataaaatatttatataattatatagatGGTTTTTATCATCCACTTAATATTaactattatatattctataaatatattataaacaaattaataaatcattcttttaatttatatatatcaaaagtagaggaaaaaaataaatgtcTAAAAGAAAGTATAAATTATCTATTTCTAAAATATCAAGacaattatatttatgaatttaccaaatcaaaatatttttattatatataccttAAAGAGGTcataaaaagaaaaacgaaaaatgaaaaaaaaaaaaaaaaaaaaaatggacTCCAAACAAAAATATGTTAG
- a CDS encoding hypothetical protein (conserved Plasmodium protein, unknown function): MNDFSEEYDFMQRIHKVEGYNEYNMNKGLEGNKDDDLLYGKDKCEKEFYLKSKYDKYSNVLNGFGKDDKYSYLKKLKNEKEYRKRSEGPSFGRAVVDYDSKKSNINELTKIHEIVYYIHANKRNVYDYLNKQTDLENNYYQIEEKPQNLTNDIVRENEEYIYLNENAYYKLKINKEDKDDTGGGAGGGGGRNYNDGGIHNIGNMKIRYTVDDNGNNIMGDIIEGDNFLLNIANSLFTFKDYIKNVIYFLSKIFHYNFLDYTYIKNYSLTNYFDKNVKDYMKYLKKSEDTRFLSQEFILRKKFITPHFIYNCVDCNYNTNDNGIIILSSIYPFMHSYDYNQKLKDLRNQENELDNILNNERKRRRKTIFSFVNKFRNFVVNKIYSDKSNANNMNSRIRNQSEYSEFLKKFESSINEEGELIQDIIFPGKAQMIFINFKQLENNFTNMISNVEVKNEKVQVSSLILGYEKKEHIKYTDILISNILKNIKKKYPDMVINDENPVNFLLEQKDSIPRKLSAEAGNDFKNNINKNHNSNNNNNNYNNNNYYGDNISYHNNSVKNNMHNFMPSTNTSSYTNKNFLSSEMSSDIYFNKKDLYKLSDLKDYIYNSPSHLMKEKKSSCEYVTCVCFDNNSNNCNLINNFVLGYNTGKLEYIYGKIIYSNISHCDLLIDYYSKKNKKFSYELNKRIYLNGSVIKISFAPNGFFCLILTSRTLYLCNFFYFSIYEITNNCYNSQYVNFLWLNNNSYVIFNDKGHIHLYEKNLKSDGFQGFSVVKTFFINQEIFFNSICEYHLYSNSIYLYTGEIEKKRRKKCSGHLFKKNNINNNNNKNIRKKRTSEYFYKYDCNLIIIDLNSDIHKNISNYKGKEFLNMYLKDNMNDIDNNMKEIKMLEKLIDNANTFEDEDIPFDKLTYINIKDFNNYISTIKTFGNNLYMNNESGDEHILEYDPTKSDENFSLKKLFVNYIKDVKRYLYNLKNDNIVNILLPRYYSSSDDYNYNNFLNIRFFTIEKSDNKHLIALDTETDFVYIYKIRKNVYLDDDTLDNLKNRRLVGGIGSGFHFNNPLQMFYSTYMKKESLLKDEWRIYNDYIYINTKKPQKFIKYNLLYIIKNQRKIFFPLHVYVINTKRNENEYFLFIKWATIKNSFIYSSYSSLNKVSKMKEYFKRDDEKLLKVLENPKNIFLYNINENDYPDSYLYNNNSSNRNHINNNRLLNRRNKLIDKDYLSENDENYILGNKYKDKLNKQHEPYRHSYRQHLGPEDYMNKTPMKNIPPRNFFTTPVSPNNLNMNNIHMMNNNNNTYNIDNPGRYSDNDLYHNNTAFYMNNKAHPTYQNYLQEKKNNEEDSKWSYFKKMNIFRRDNKSDMDDFHDADEDYYNRQRAMYNSDNDPRYRSNKNRNNLNMEQDHILNDMRSPHFYSTSNHMRYNRLQDGTDGSSTIENNDINNMNHIDFVNDINNNPKNNYDNNYSKYDSYKNIRLDINNTDNINNNNANTAYNNKNIMNNDMYQISSDLSSYLNDIEKTNNNIGSIYKNNKDLNNVDYMYNEKDKYKTDNQKDMTSTYRKYI; the protein is encoded by the coding sequence ATGAATGATTTTAGTGAAGAATATGATTTTATGCAAAGAATTCATAAAGTGGAAGgatataatgaatataatatgaacaaagGTTTAGAAGGTAATAAAGATGatgatttattatatgGAAAAGATAAATGTGAGAAagaattttatttaaaaagtaaatatgataaatatagTAATGTGTTAAATGGTTTTGGAAAAGatgataaatattcatatttaaaaaaattaaaaaatgaaaaagaatataGGAAAAGATCAGAGGGTCCAAGTTTTGGTCGAGCAGTTGTTGATTATGATTctaaaaaaagtaatattAACGAATTAACGAAAATACATGAaattgtttattatatacatgctaataaaagaaatgtttatgattatttaaataaacaaacagatttagaaaataattattatcaaataGAAGAGAAACCACAAAACTTAACTAATGATATTGTTAGAGAGaatgaagaatatatatatctaaatgaaaatgcttattataaattaaaaataaataaagaagataAAGATGATACAGGAGGTGGAGCAGGAGGAGGGGGTGGTCgtaattataatgatggtggaatacataatattggtaatatgaaaataagATATACAGTAGATGATAAtggtaataatataatggGTGATATTATAGAAGgtgataattttttattaaatatagcaaattcattatttacatttaaggattatattaaaaatgttatatattttttaagtaaaatatttcattataattttttagattatacatatattaaaaattattcattaacaaattattttgataaGAATGTAAAGgattatatgaaatatttaaaaaaatcaGAAGATACACGTTTCTTATCTCaagaatttatattaagaaaaaaatttataacacctcattttatatataattgtgTAGATTGTAATTATAATACCAATGATAATGGTATCATAATTTTATCTTCTATATATCCCTTTATGCATAGTTATGATTATAatcaaaaattaaaagatttACGTAATCAAGAAAATGAattagataatatattaaataatgaaagaaaaaggAGAAGAAAAACAATATTCTCTTTTGTAAACAAATTTAGAAATTTTGTAgtgaataaaatatattcagATAAAAGTAATGcaaataatatgaatagtAGAATTCGTAATCAAAGTGAATATTCagaatttttaaaaaaatttgaaaGTAGTATAAATGAAGAAGGGGAATTAATAcaagatataatatttccAGGGAAAGCTCAAatgatttttataaattttaaacaattagaaaataattttacTAATATGATATCAAATGTAGAGGTAAAGAATGAAAAAGTTCAAGTAAGTAGTCTTATATTAGGTTATGAGAAAAAAGAgcatataaaatatacagatatattaatatcgaatatattaaaaaatataaaaaaaaaatatccTGATATGGTAATTAATGATGAAAATCCAGTAAATTTTTTACTTGAGCAAAAAGATTCTATACCTAGGAAATTATCAGCTGAAGCTGGAAAtgattttaaaaataatataaataaaaatcataatagtaataacaacaataataattataataataataattattatggGGATAACATTAgttatcataataattcagttaaaaataatatgcATAATTTTATGCCTAGTACAAACACTAGTAGTTATACTAATAAGAATTTTTTATCTTCTGAGATGTCATcagatatatattttaataaaaaagatttatataaattatcaGATCTTAAAgattatatttataattcaCCTTCTCATTtaatgaaagaaaaaaaaagtagCTGTGAATATGTAACTTGTGTTTgttttgataataattcaaataattgtaatttaataaataattttgtaCTTGGTTATAATACTGGTAAAttagaatatatttatggaaaaataatatatagtaATATTAGTCATTGTGATTTATTAATAGATTATTattctaaaaaaaataagaaattttcttatgaattaaataaacGTATATATTTAAACGGTTCagttataaaaataagttTTGCACCTAATGgttttttttgtttaatattAACTAGCAGaacattatatttatgtaattttttttatttttccatttatgaaataacaaataattGTTATAATTCACAATATGTTAATTTCTTATGgttaaataataattcctatgtaatatttaatGACAAGGGacatatacatttatatgaGAAAAATTTAAAGAGTGATGGATTTCAAGGCTTTTCTGTTGTCAAAACGTTTTTTATTAATCAAGagattttttttaattccATTTGCGAATATCATTTGTATAGTAATAGTATATACCTATATACAGGTGAAAtcgaaaaaaaaagaagaaaaaaatgttcaggacatttattcaaaaaaaataatatcaacaataataataacaagaatataagaaaaaaacgTACAAgtgaatatttttataaatatgattGTAATCTTATAATTATTGATTTAAATTCAgatattcataaaaatatatcaaattataaaggaaaagaatttttaaatatgtatttaaaagataatatgaatgatatagataataatatgaaagaaattaaaatgttagaaaaattaattgATAATGCAAATACATTTGAAGATGAAGATATTCCGTTTGATaaattaacatatattaatataaaagattttaataattatatatcaaCCATAAAAACATTCGGAAATAATctatatatgaataatgaAAGTGGTGATGAACATATCCTAGAATATGATCCAACTAAATCAGATGAGAATTTTTCtctaaaaaaattatttgtaaattatattaaagatgttaaaagatatttatataatttaaaaaatgataatatagttaatatattattaccaAGATATTATAGTTCATCAGatgattataattataataattttttaaatattcgTTTTTTCACTATAGAGAAATCAGATAATAAACATTTAATTGCACTAGATACTGAAACAGATTTTgtctatatatataagataagaaaaaatgtttatttaGATGATGATACATtagataatttaaaaaatagaaGACTAGTAGGAGGTATAGGAAGTGGATTTCATTTCAATAATCCATTACAAATGTTTTATTCAACttatatgaaaaaagaatctttattaaaagatgaatggagaatatataatgattatatatatataaatactaAAAAACCCcaaaaatttattaaatataatttattatatattattaaaaatcaaaggaaaatatttttccccttacatgtatatgtaataaatacaaaacgaaatgaaaatgaatattttctatttatCAAATGGGCAACAATTAAAAATTcctttatttattcatcTTATAGTTCTTTAAATAAAGTATCAAAAATGaaagaatattttaaaagagatgatgaaaaattattaaaagtTTTAGAGAACCCGAAAAATATCttcttatataatataaatgaaaatgattATCCAGattcttatttatataataataattcaagCAATAGAaatcatattaataataatcgTTTATTAAATAGAAGAAATAAACTTATTGATAAAGATTATTTATCagaaaatgatgaaaattatatattaggaaataaatataaagataaaCTAAATAAACAACATGAACCATATCGTCATTCATATAGGCAACATTTAGGTCCTGAAgattatatgaataaaacTCCTATGAAAAATATACCACCTAGGAATTTTTTTACTACTCCTGTTAGTCCTAATAATCttaatatgaataatatacatatgatgaataataataataatacttataatatagataatcCCGGTAGATATAGTGACAATgatttatatcataataatactgctttttatatgaataataaagCGCATCCAACTTATCAAAATTATCTAcaggaaaaaaaaaataacgAAGAAGATAGCAAATGGTCctattttaaaaaaatgaatatattcAGAAGAGATAATAAAAGTGATATGGATGATTTCCATGATGCCGATGaagattattataataGACAACGTGCTATGTATAATAGTGATAATGATCCAAGATATAgatcaaataaaaatagaaataacTTAAACATGGAACAAgatcatatattaaatgatatgAGAAGTCCACATTTTTATTCTACTTCAAATCATATGAGATATAACAGATTACAAGATGGTACTGATGGTAGCAGCACCatagaaaataatgatattaataatatgaatcATATTGATTTTgtaaatgatataaataataaccctaaaaataattatgacaataattattcaaagtatgattcttataaaaatattcgattggatataaataacacagataatattaataataataatgcAAACACTgcttataataataaaaatattatgaataatgATATGTATCAAATATCTAGTGACCTCAGttcatatttaaatgatatagaaaaaactaataataacataggatctatttataaaaataataaagacTTAAATAATGTCgattatatgtataatgaaaaggataaatataaaactGATAACCAAAAAGACATGACAAGTACATACCgaaagtatatataa